A single genomic interval of uncultured Sunxiuqinia sp. harbors:
- a CDS encoding RNA polymerase sigma-70 factor, which translates to MDCRNQENRFLKGLKEKNSQVFGELFSCYHPQLFRFAESYIYDPQTAEDIIQEVFIKLWEMPYVRIDRSLKAYLLLMVKNRCIDYLRSLQIEDKNKQKLLEAQAISDTTDIVLDEKTKALIEKTINEMPKQCREVYQLAVFQNLKYQEIATELNISLSAVKVQMFRARKYLKNSLSGLREVLALFTFFQSVSWHRKR; encoded by the coding sequence ATGGATTGTAGAAATCAAGAAAATAGATTCCTAAAAGGGCTGAAAGAAAAGAATAGCCAGGTCTTTGGTGAGCTATTCTCTTGCTATCACCCCCAGCTTTTTCGGTTTGCCGAATCATATATCTATGATCCACAGACTGCTGAGGATATTATTCAGGAGGTTTTTATTAAATTATGGGAAATGCCTTATGTAAGAATCGACCGCTCATTAAAAGCTTACCTTCTTCTAATGGTGAAAAACCGCTGTATCGATTATTTGCGATCTCTTCAGATTGAAGATAAGAATAAACAAAAGCTACTTGAAGCTCAAGCCATTTCCGATACGACTGATATTGTTCTGGATGAAAAGACTAAAGCACTGATTGAGAAGACCATTAATGAGATGCCAAAGCAGTGTAGGGAAGTTTATCAGTTGGCGGTATTTCAGAATTTAAAGTATCAGGAAATTGCGACAGAGTTAAATATATCACTTAGTGCTGTTAAAGTGCAGATGTTTAGAGCTCGTAAATATTTGAAAAATAGTCTTTCAGGTTTACGTGAGGTTCTGGCCTTGTTTACATTCTTTCAGTCTGTCAGCTGGCATAGAAAGCGATGA
- a CDS encoding FecR domain-containing protein yields MTKRKQFIEWDIINKKLKGELSETEEGLFNEWLNTTSKNRRYFEHAKKYYEKGIEELDMDLVADTNLQFMGKLNYRTRVRRLHKNLQIAAAIILPLLLVGGIWATYKIYDWEETNITNLTPPAKISNKAQLITTSGDILALTENDPDLVDTVAGIRILNDIQNGLKYPEAPKVGDTKEAFNTLITPLGGEYKITLSDGTRVFLNCGSELKYPIAFNGEQRIVTLKGEAFFDVVKDSKPFIVETADVDIRVLGTRFNVMAYADEPNVQTTLTRGRVNVETVFQNGASRQLLLKPGEQAEFIREQSTFVRQSVDTTLYVDWINGYFRFENEPFDDVMHHLARWYNIDYQYQGEVNTQKILSGKISRKDDFDVIMTLLSRISETDYTRDGNQVKILTRKPKK; encoded by the coding sequence ATGACTAAACGTAAGCAATTTATCGAATGGGACATCATTAATAAAAAACTGAAAGGGGAACTGTCGGAAACCGAAGAAGGTTTATTTAATGAATGGCTAAACACGACTTCCAAAAATAGGCGTTACTTCGAACATGCTAAAAAATATTACGAGAAGGGAATAGAAGAATTAGATATGGATCTTGTTGCTGATACGAATTTGCAGTTTATGGGCAAACTGAATTATCGTACTCGTGTGCGTCGGCTTCACAAAAACTTACAAATTGCCGCAGCAATCATTTTACCTTTGCTTTTAGTTGGAGGTATCTGGGCTACCTATAAAATATACGATTGGGAGGAAACTAATATTACCAACTTAACTCCTCCTGCTAAAATTAGCAATAAAGCACAACTTATTACAACTAGTGGCGACATTTTAGCACTTACAGAGAATGATCCAGATTTAGTAGATACTGTTGCAGGTATTCGAATTTTGAATGATATACAAAACGGGTTGAAATATCCCGAGGCACCGAAAGTGGGTGATACTAAAGAAGCTTTTAATACGCTGATCACTCCTCTTGGTGGTGAATATAAAATAACACTCTCGGATGGTACCCGGGTGTTTTTAAACTGCGGTTCAGAATTGAAATATCCAATCGCATTTAATGGAGAACAAAGGATAGTAACTCTAAAGGGAGAGGCTTTCTTTGATGTCGTAAAAGATTCGAAACCTTTTATTGTTGAAACTGCCGATGTTGATATTCGTGTGTTAGGAACCCGATTTAACGTAATGGCTTATGCCGATGAACCCAACGTACAAACAACTCTTACCCGGGGACGTGTAAATGTTGAAACAGTTTTTCAGAATGGAGCTTCAAGACAACTGTTGCTGAAACCGGGCGAACAAGCCGAGTTCATTCGAGAACAGTCGACTTTTGTTCGCCAGTCAGTTGATACAACTTTGTACGTGGACTGGATTAACGGCTATTTCCGCTTTGAGAATGAACCATTTGATGATGTAATGCACCATTTAGCGCGCTGGTATAATATCGATTACCAATACCAGGGAGAAGTTAATACGCAAAAGATTCTTTCGGGGAAAATCAGTCGGAAGGATGATTTTGATGTGATCATGACGCTATTGTCGAGAATATCAGAAACTGATTATACTAGAGATGGAAATCAAGTGAAAATATTGACCAGAAAACCAAAAAAATAA
- a CDS encoding SusC/RagA family TonB-linked outer membrane protein, which translates to MMRNLFVFLFVFSLQGHSSIFSQSRMTVDLQNSNMKELIHFIEQETSLGFLYDENLEDVPVSIHAENETIEKILEMAVENSELVYEIDHNIILIRKEARDEEAPDELEHLRRQVKGKVVDKDGNPIPGVNVLLLSLRQGVATDNIGTYSIYVNNDKAYELSFRYIGMEEQTITLNPKDVEEENLKTIVMQVKQSELSEVLVTGIFDRPKESFTGAATVVTKEQIKVSAKRNLLQTLANIDPSFDVQEQNNFGSDPNNQNLSIQIRGASSIPDVNNMQLAVRSQLNTPLFILDGFEVSLERVLDMNQNDVESVSILKDASATAIYGSRGANGVVVITSSRPPLGRLRVSYSAGVNLEVPDFSSYNLMNSTEKLAIEESAGLYSSDDVNKQLKLLQLYNTNKKAVTEGVSTDWLELPTRVGVGQYHRIGLGGGDAQFRYDMNLSYNQITGAMKGSKRDNINAGVTLQYLFKNIKFSNMLELGFNNAENSPYGQFSAYYQMNPYWRPYNEDGTPVKTFSSFGGQVKYNPLYDASLSSFSRSDYSSVRNQTTMTVNISPELKWDVGVGVTQLKGGTDYFRSPLAATYFQTAIDLMSRGSYTQGTRKESSYQASTTLSYGKTFGKHMLFLGANAQLMESHVENQSISVKGFTNQNLNDISNGISYSGSKPTFLETTTRNIGVTGNVNYSYDDRYFLDCSLRMDGASSFGSQNRFAPFYSVGAAWDASKESFFEDILPFIGQFKLRYSYGVTGSLNFTAYQALTTYKFNTDKHYNGIIGMNIMALGNEDLKWQNTFQHNFGVDISAFNGRLGVAVNYYNKFTDNLIGKAALPYSNGYTTYTENFGSVRNTGLDGQVSINALRIPEEQISWYIRLGAYHNTNVLEKLSEAIRKANEEYERQNFSGGTYYQYREGESLDELYVLKSPGVDPLTGEVLYEDPITHKVSLGANSVIRKIAVGNAQPKVNARVGSSLRYKKLLLDFTFNIRYGAKKLNNSLLLVENSFVVTNMDRRVLGTRWVKEGDITAFKSIAADYATYPNDRFVFTEKTISLSNVSLNYQFPQKLIKPLKIQQMTFGASIADVFYLSNIKTERGIDYPYAIRPTFNLSMTF; encoded by the coding sequence ATGATGAGAAATTTATTTGTGTTTCTTTTTGTATTTAGCCTGCAAGGGCACAGCAGTATCTTCTCGCAAAGCAGAATGACTGTTGACCTACAAAATTCCAATATGAAAGAGCTGATTCATTTTATTGAACAGGAAACTTCATTGGGCTTTTTGTATGATGAAAATTTGGAAGACGTGCCAGTCTCGATTCATGCCGAAAATGAGACGATTGAGAAAATTTTAGAGATGGCTGTTGAAAACTCAGAACTTGTTTATGAGATTGATCACAACATCATTCTAATTCGTAAAGAGGCAAGGGATGAAGAGGCACCGGATGAGTTAGAACACCTTCGTCGGCAGGTAAAAGGGAAAGTTGTCGATAAAGATGGAAATCCGATTCCCGGTGTTAATGTTTTGCTATTGTCGCTTCGGCAAGGGGTGGCTACCGATAACATTGGAACATATAGTATCTATGTCAATAATGACAAAGCTTACGAATTAAGTTTCCGATATATCGGTATGGAAGAACAGACCATTACTCTTAATCCTAAGGATGTGGAAGAGGAAAACCTGAAGACGATTGTTATGCAAGTTAAGCAGTCGGAGTTAAGTGAGGTTTTGGTAACAGGTATTTTCGATCGACCCAAAGAAAGTTTTACCGGTGCTGCAACCGTGGTTACAAAAGAGCAAATTAAAGTCTCGGCTAAACGGAATCTGTTGCAAACACTTGCCAATATCGATCCTTCGTTTGATGTGCAGGAACAAAACAACTTTGGCTCCGATCCGAATAATCAAAATCTTTCTATTCAAATTAGAGGAGCTTCTTCTATTCCAGATGTAAATAATATGCAATTGGCTGTACGTAGTCAGCTAAATACTCCGCTCTTCATTCTTGATGGTTTCGAGGTGAGTTTGGAGCGTGTGTTGGATATGAACCAGAATGATGTTGAGTCGGTATCTATTTTGAAGGATGCAAGTGCAACGGCTATTTATGGTTCTCGCGGAGCCAACGGTGTGGTGGTAATAACTTCTTCGCGCCCTCCGCTTGGAAGGTTGCGGGTTTCATATAGTGCCGGTGTGAATCTGGAGGTGCCCGACTTTTCGTCTTACAACTTGATGAATTCGACAGAGAAATTGGCAATTGAAGAGTCGGCCGGATTGTACAGCAGCGATGATGTTAATAAACAGCTTAAATTGCTTCAACTTTATAATACGAATAAGAAAGCTGTTACAGAAGGTGTAAGTACCGATTGGCTCGAACTTCCAACTCGAGTGGGAGTCGGTCAATACCATCGGATTGGTCTTGGTGGTGGCGACGCACAGTTCAGATACGATATGAACCTTTCGTATAATCAAATTACAGGTGCTATGAAAGGTTCAAAGCGCGACAACATAAATGCTGGAGTTACCCTTCAATATTTATTTAAGAATATCAAGTTCTCGAATATGTTGGAATTAGGGTTTAATAATGCTGAAAACAGCCCTTACGGACAATTCTCTGCTTATTACCAAATGAATCCGTATTGGCGCCCTTATAACGAAGATGGAACTCCGGTAAAAACATTCTCAAGCTTTGGAGGGCAGGTCAAATATAACCCTTTATACGATGCTTCGTTAAGCAGTTTTTCACGAAGTGACTATAGCTCTGTGCGCAACCAAACAACAATGACTGTAAATATTAGCCCTGAATTGAAATGGGACGTTGGTGTGGGAGTTACACAGCTTAAAGGAGGAACCGATTATTTCCGGTCGCCATTGGCTGCAACTTATTTTCAAACAGCAATCGACCTAATGTCGCGAGGTTCATACACGCAGGGAACACGTAAAGAAAGTTCCTATCAGGCATCTACTACCCTGAGCTACGGAAAAACATTTGGTAAGCATATGCTATTTCTTGGAGCGAATGCCCAGCTGATGGAGTCGCATGTTGAAAATCAATCGATTTCTGTAAAAGGTTTTACCAATCAGAATTTGAACGATATTTCAAATGGAATTAGTTATTCGGGGAGTAAACCAACCTTTCTCGAAACAACCACCCGAAATATTGGAGTTACTGGGAATGTAAACTACAGCTACGATGACCGCTACTTTCTTGATTGTTCGCTACGTATGGATGGTGCTTCGTCTTTTGGCTCGCAAAATCGTTTTGCTCCATTTTATTCGGTAGGAGCCGCATGGGATGCTTCTAAAGAATCGTTTTTTGAAGATATTTTGCCTTTTATAGGGCAGTTTAAATTACGCTATTCGTATGGTGTAACCGGTTCGTTAAACTTTACGGCCTACCAGGCGCTTACTACATACAAGTTCAATACCGATAAACATTACAATGGAATTATCGGAATGAATATTATGGCTTTAGGGAACGAAGATTTAAAATGGCAAAATACATTTCAGCACAACTTTGGTGTCGACATAAGTGCTTTTAATGGTCGTTTGGGAGTCGCGGTAAACTATTATAATAAATTTACCGACAACTTGATTGGTAAGGCTGCACTACCTTATTCAAATGGATATACCACTTACACCGAAAACTTTGGATCGGTAAGAAATACAGGTTTAGACGGGCAGGTGAGTATTAATGCTCTTCGTATTCCTGAAGAGCAAATATCATGGTACATCCGATTGGGAGCCTACCACAATACCAATGTTTTGGAGAAATTGTCGGAAGCAATTAGAAAGGCCAACGAAGAATATGAGCGCCAAAATTTCAGTGGCGGTACCTATTATCAATATCGTGAGGGAGAATCGCTTGATGAGTTATATGTATTAAAATCGCCCGGAGTTGACCCTCTTACTGGTGAAGTATTGTATGAAGATCCGATTACCCACAAAGTTTCTTTAGGGGCGAATTCTGTTATTCGGAAGATTGCGGTTGGTAATGCTCAGCCTAAAGTTAATGCACGTGTTGGCTCGTCGTTGCGGTATAAAAAACTGCTTTTAGATTTCACCTTTAACATTCGGTATGGTGCTAAAAAGTTGAATAACTCTTTACTCTTGGTTGAAAACAGTTTTGTAGTAACAAACATGGATCGCCGGGTGCTGGGTACACGTTGGGTAAAAGAAGGTGATATTACGGCATTCAAAAGTATTGCCGCCGATTATGCTACTTATCCTAATGACCGCTTTGTATTTACCGAGAAAACGATTTCCTTGAGTAATGTGAGTCTAAATTACCAGTTCCCTCAAAAGCTAATTAAGCCTTTAAAAATTCAGCAGATGACCTTTGGCGCATCTATTGCCGATGTTTTTTATCTGTCGAACATCAAAACCGAACGAGGGATTGATTATCCATACGCAATTCGGCCTACTTTTAATTTATCGATGACTTTTTAA
- a CDS encoding RagB/SusD family nutrient uptake outer membrane protein: protein MKKLSIILIFLSTLSLCSCDDWLTVEPKDQVTANKAFSDRSGFSAAFSGIYQLMEQAYSPGGFMMGGGTDLLANVYTAPDRRFSPFLYTCTNHSYDDSYFDSGSGAAFLGLYKILANINELLEHIETTDVLKAEEQAMMEGEAKALRALIQFDLWRIYGSTPATSAQASELVLPYVIEMKKDRMTYSNYVEYFDLLTKDLEDARTMMHDNDPIVKYSNYELNGNSEIEEYGTELNWYYRQNRMNYYAVLGLSARVALWMDDKENAFAFAEEVVTAVNSDGTPKFTLGSSNNIAVGDFAFFTEHLFGVATPDYDDKSYNAYEAHCVNNENNMQDEVYKNYTTDLRYRLLFTTISNNALTWGAKGSLKYSNMSENDPGPKNIPIIRLSEMYLILVETAPELASAQSYYTTFTNSRFDGDLQLTESNRQDAVLDQYLREFWAEGQIFYAWKRLNMPTLPVAETSMNEDKYRVSLPTGETNISM from the coding sequence ATGAAAAAATTATCTATTATATTAATTTTTCTATCTACACTAAGCCTTTGTTCGTGTGACGATTGGCTAACTGTAGAACCTAAAGATCAGGTGACCGCAAACAAAGCCTTTAGCGACCGTTCAGGTTTTTCGGCTGCCTTCTCCGGAATTTATCAACTTATGGAACAAGCCTATTCGCCCGGTGGTTTTATGATGGGAGGAGGGACCGATTTGTTGGCCAATGTGTACACGGCTCCTGATCGCCGTTTTTCTCCTTTTCTGTACACTTGTACCAACCATTCGTACGACGATTCCTATTTCGACTCAGGTTCGGGAGCAGCTTTCCTCGGTCTGTATAAAATTCTAGCCAATATTAATGAATTGCTAGAGCATATTGAAACCACAGATGTGTTAAAAGCTGAAGAACAAGCTATGATGGAAGGTGAGGCAAAAGCACTTCGAGCGCTAATTCAGTTCGATTTATGGCGCATTTATGGCTCTACACCAGCGACCTCGGCTCAAGCGTCGGAACTTGTTTTGCCTTATGTCATCGAAATGAAAAAAGACCGCATGACTTACTCGAATTATGTTGAGTATTTCGATCTGTTAACAAAGGACTTGGAAGATGCTCGTACGATGATGCATGACAACGATCCGATTGTGAAGTACAGCAATTATGAGTTGAACGGAAACTCCGAAATTGAAGAGTACGGAACTGAATTAAATTGGTATTATCGCCAAAACCGTATGAATTATTACGCTGTTTTAGGCTTGTCGGCCAGAGTAGCGTTGTGGATGGACGATAAAGAAAATGCTTTTGCTTTTGCCGAAGAAGTGGTGACGGCGGTTAATTCCGATGGTACTCCTAAATTTACCTTGGGATCGAGCAATAATATTGCTGTTGGCGACTTTGCCTTTTTTACTGAACATTTATTTGGTGTTGCGACTCCGGATTACGACGACAAAAGTTATAATGCGTACGAAGCTCATTGTGTTAATAATGAAAATAATATGCAAGATGAAGTTTATAAAAACTATACAACCGATTTACGCTATCGATTGCTGTTTACAACCATTTCGAATAATGCCTTAACATGGGGTGCAAAAGGGAGTTTAAAATATAGCAACATGTCGGAGAACGACCCGGGACCAAAAAACATCCCAATTATTCGTCTTTCCGAAATGTATCTGATTCTTGTAGAGACTGCCCCTGAGTTGGCAAGCGCTCAAAGCTACTACACTACTTTTACCAATAGCCGTTTCGATGGCGACTTGCAACTAACTGAATCGAACAGGCAGGATGCTGTTCTCGACCAGTATCTACGCGAGTTTTGGGCTGAAGGACAAATCTTTTATGCTTGGAAACGTTTGAATATGCCTACCCTTCCGGTAGCAGAAACAAGCATGAATGAAGATAAATACCGAGTGAGTTTACCAACTGGAGAAACCAATATTTCAATGTAG
- a CDS encoding DUF4843 domain-containing protein: MKNLKQYIIAICACCLVLSACQKDYPAVFEGKPYVRFQSDENESNIYVQQIYSNFFFHDDESRTRDTVYLSLASVGAIPNKDLKIDFEAFDSDTMSYPERIEENTLMAEAGKHYVSFDSEEMQNLLIFHGDIMQDTVPLIVLRDPSMKNNTYRLTIRLATTEDAQVADPIENRVVIYITDRVSKPSNWSLWDFGAYGDVKMAFMIRNSDLKWTEEDIDKVLEDSFLYSYYVYKFKELLKKENEALGSAGPLREADGTVVSFERPNY, from the coding sequence ATGAAGAATTTAAAACAATATATTATTGCTATTTGTGCTTGCTGTTTGGTGTTATCGGCTTGCCAAAAAGATTATCCTGCTGTTTTCGAAGGAAAACCCTATGTACGCTTTCAGTCCGATGAAAACGAGTCAAATATTTATGTGCAGCAAATTTATTCAAACTTCTTTTTTCATGACGATGAAAGTCGCACTCGCGATACCGTTTATTTGTCGCTTGCTTCGGTTGGAGCAATTCCGAATAAAGATTTAAAAATCGATTTTGAAGCATTTGATAGCGATACAATGAGCTATCCGGAGCGTATTGAGGAAAATACTCTGATGGCTGAAGCAGGGAAGCATTATGTGTCTTTCGATTCGGAAGAAATGCAAAACCTGCTGATTTTTCATGGAGACATAATGCAAGACACAGTTCCGCTAATCGTTTTACGCGATCCGTCTATGAAAAACAATACCTATCGTTTGACAATTCGTTTAGCCACTACCGAAGATGCACAGGTTGCCGACCCTATAGAAAATAGGGTAGTTATTTATATTACCGATCGTGTAAGTAAACCATCGAATTGGAGTTTGTGGGATTTTGGTGCATATGGCGACGTAAAGATGGCTTTTATGATTCGAAATTCAGACTTAAAATGGACTGAAGAAGACATCGATAAGGTGTTGGAAGATTCTTTCTTGTATTCATACTATGTCTACAAGTTTAAAGAACTGCTGAAGAAAGAGAATGAAGCACTGGGCAGCGCAGGTCCGTTGCGCGAAGCTGACGGTACAGTGGTAAGTTTCGAACGGCCGAATTATTAA
- a CDS encoding PKD-like family lipoprotein, with protein MQTKYKFPFGILFYGFVLLLAVSCTEDPEYVKPLPDVEINLGEIKDLYYYNEVLSLSPTITSGNQSEEDFTYHWSLINGDNSIDLSNEHDLSITLNTLGAHILYYEVTNNKTSLTSYATATIMVESVTNQGWYVLKETQNGNTDLDGFYPGVDLPEYNVIEKWLGAPLAGEPKGLVFSPSYKWKPDSASQYSSTACIIPFSEDGGMVYNVNTALPLATLNDMFFLQPDQANRKISSVMGNSDKILLSMGQRAYSMNSGNPAFFPGIEGDYELSKYYTVGSFGNTLAFDKKNKSFVMFSEAGYGTSDTIGYFKDVYGEFNNGVEISVTHMNGDVVFLENTVSGSGYSSVVYAYALFQEEGEQNDLSLLGLDYDTFVKGLYYYYPTPGDWSDYTVVVAGEYNPINFQRSLPASTYGELTSARHYVMNKTTPILYFEKDNKIGLYNISTEAYNPSFITDIPTGEEVTFMKYINCSYLPSDPDFQGLVVATYQSANNTYHIYRYKLEGLSTVSREEVVLSGTGKVNKVMYVSASSYEWQMDLYKYN; from the coding sequence ATGCAAACAAAATATAAATTTCCATTTGGAATCTTGTTTTACGGCTTTGTCCTCTTGCTAGCCGTTTCCTGTACTGAAGATCCGGAGTATGTTAAGCCATTGCCGGATGTCGAGATTAATCTGGGTGAAATAAAAGATCTATACTATTACAATGAAGTGCTGAGTTTAAGTCCAACGATTACTTCTGGCAACCAGTCGGAGGAAGACTTTACCTACCATTGGTCGCTAATTAATGGCGATAATAGTATCGATCTTTCTAATGAACATGACTTGTCGATCACGCTCAATACTTTAGGTGCACATATTTTGTATTATGAGGTAACCAACAACAAAACAAGCCTAACCAGTTATGCTACGGCAACAATTATGGTTGAGTCGGTAACTAACCAGGGGTGGTACGTATTAAAGGAGACCCAAAATGGTAATACTGATCTGGATGGTTTTTATCCAGGCGTAGATCTTCCTGAATACAATGTGATCGAAAAATGGTTGGGGGCTCCATTGGCAGGCGAACCCAAAGGCTTGGTATTCTCGCCAAGCTATAAATGGAAACCCGATTCTGCTAGTCAATATTCTTCGACAGCATGTATTATTCCGTTCAGCGAAGACGGTGGAATGGTTTACAATGTGAATACAGCTCTTCCGTTAGCAACATTAAACGACATGTTTTTTTTACAGCCCGATCAGGCGAACCGGAAAATTAGTTCGGTAATGGGTAACAGCGATAAAATTTTGTTGTCGATGGGGCAACGTGCGTATTCAATGAATTCTGGAAATCCTGCTTTTTTCCCTGGAATTGAGGGGGATTACGAACTGAGTAAGTATTACACCGTTGGTTCTTTTGGGAATACCTTGGCTTTCGACAAAAAGAATAAAAGTTTTGTAATGTTTTCCGAAGCGGGGTACGGAACTTCCGATACCATTGGTTATTTCAAAGATGTGTATGGCGAGTTTAACAATGGGGTCGAAATTTCGGTAACCCATATGAATGGCGATGTAGTTTTTTTAGAAAATACGGTGAGTGGATCGGGTTATTCATCGGTTGTTTACGCTTATGCACTGTTTCAGGAGGAGGGTGAACAGAATGATTTGAGTTTGTTGGGACTCGACTATGATACGTTTGTAAAAGGGCTCTATTATTACTATCCAACACCAGGAGATTGGTCCGATTATACCGTTGTAGTTGCCGGCGAATACAATCCAATTAACTTCCAACGAAGTCTTCCGGCTTCAACTTATGGTGAGTTAACTTCAGCTCGACATTATGTAATGAACAAAACAACTCCTATTCTCTATTTCGAGAAGGACAATAAAATTGGTTTGTACAATATATCAACTGAAGCATATAATCCCTCTTTTATCACCGATATTCCGACTGGAGAGGAAGTTACTTTTATGAAATACATAAATTGCAGCTACCTGCCAAGTGATCCCGATTTTCAAGGGTTGGTGGTTGCGACTTATCAGTCGGCAAACAATACTTACCACATTTATCGTTATAAGTTGGAAGGGTTAAGCACTGTAAGCCGCGAAGAAGTGGTGTTATCCGGAACTGGTAAAGTGAACAAGGTGATGTATGTTTCAGCATCGTCGTACGAGTGGCAAATGGATCTGTATAAGTACAATTAA
- a CDS encoding TlpA disulfide reductase family protein: MKKVILTLMVMLCLFVSGVNAQNDSDSKTPTVLKTGDVCPDFSIEDIEENPRSLRDFKGKYLFIDVWASWCHPCIDQQPFLKKMAEELKNKNIVFLSLSIDDAKWRWQGAVQGYHFEGIQWHVQNKDFEAAFGIDRIPRCIVLDPDGKVVDPSVSRPSDPKTKEFLLQLKGI; this comes from the coding sequence ATGAAAAAAGTTATTTTAACCTTAATGGTAATGTTATGCCTGTTTGTTTCTGGTGTAAATGCACAGAACGATAGCGATTCTAAAACTCCAACGGTTTTGAAAACAGGCGATGTTTGTCCCGATTTTTCAATTGAGGATATCGAGGAGAATCCAAGAAGTTTGCGCGATTTTAAAGGGAAATATTTGTTTATCGATGTGTGGGCTAGCTGGTGTCATCCCTGTATCGACCAGCAACCATTTTTGAAAAAAATGGCTGAAGAACTGAAGAACAAGAACATTGTTTTTTTAAGCCTGTCGATTGATGATGCAAAGTGGCGATGGCAGGGTGCAGTGCAGGGCTATCATTTCGAAGGTATTCAATGGCATGTACAAAACAAAGATTTTGAGGCTGCCTTCGGTATTGATCGCATTCCTCGATGTATTGTCCTCGACCCAGATGGTAAGGTTGTTGACCCTAGCGTCTCTCGGCCATCTGATCCAAAAACAAAAGAATTTTTACTACAGCTTAAAGGGATATAA
- a CDS encoding TlpA disulfide reductase family protein has product MKLVNVKRSIAVALLAIVSMSNIQLANADEVGKYKVRIKLDNISKEAEAYLGYKDGGTVRMDTAHLNVNNEFVFEGDIPAVNRAFLTLAHEKTDPTVAPNPSDGIPVYLEEGILLISESDSLIHAKISGTKTNEIQAKLSAISESFEERTAELKAAYNKALEENDQKKVADITTDFEQLMAEVKMAEQKFVMAHPDSEASLDWLRSNVNVIQERKLAGEIFNNLSDRVKKTAAGVIYSNILKQTKPADIGFEAPDIAAKQPNGESLSLRSLRGKYVLLDFWASWCGPCRRENPNLVRAYNKFKDKKFTILGYSLDGGNNALKAWGDAIEKDGLVWNQISDLSGWNSLGVQLYGINSVPSNFLIDPEGKIIAKNLRGEELEEKLKEILN; this is encoded by the coding sequence ATGAAATTAGTAAACGTGAAAAGGAGTATTGCTGTCGCATTACTGGCAATCGTATCGATGTCAAACATACAGTTAGCTAATGCCGACGAAGTAGGGAAATATAAAGTTCGTATTAAACTGGATAATATCAGTAAGGAAGCGGAAGCCTATCTTGGATATAAGGATGGCGGAACAGTTAGAATGGACACGGCTCATTTGAATGTAAATAATGAGTTCGTTTTCGAAGGAGATATTCCTGCAGTTAACCGCGCATTTTTGACATTAGCTCACGAAAAAACTGATCCAACAGTTGCACCGAATCCTTCGGATGGTATTCCTGTTTATCTTGAAGAAGGAATTTTGTTGATAAGTGAAAGCGACTCATTGATTCATGCTAAAATTAGCGGAACCAAAACCAATGAGATACAAGCGAAACTTTCAGCCATTTCGGAATCATTCGAGGAACGTACAGCCGAATTGAAAGCCGCATATAATAAGGCGCTGGAAGAAAATGATCAGAAAAAAGTGGCTGACATTACAACGGATTTTGAACAACTGATGGCAGAGGTAAAAATGGCTGAACAGAAATTTGTAATGGCGCATCCTGATTCTGAAGCTAGCTTAGATTGGTTGCGCAGCAATGTTAACGTTATCCAAGAGCGTAAACTTGCTGGCGAAATTTTCAACAACCTTTCCGATCGGGTTAAGAAAACAGCTGCCGGAGTTATCTATTCGAACATTTTAAAACAAACAAAACCTGCCGATATTGGTTTTGAGGCTCCTGATATTGCTGCCAAACAGCCTAATGGCGAAAGCCTGAGTCTGCGCTCGTTGCGTGGGAAATATGTGTTGCTTGACTTCTGGGCTTCATGGTGCGGTCCTTGCCGTCGCGAAAATCCAAATTTGGTTCGTGCTTATAACAAATTTAAAGACAAAAAATTCACCATACTTGGGTACTCGCTTGATGGAGGTAACAATGCATTAAAAGCTTGGGGGGATGCGATAGAAAAAGATGGTTTGGTTTGGAATCAGATTTCAGATTTGTCCGGTTGGAATAGCTTAGGAGTGCAGTTGTATGGGATTAATAGCGTTCCCTCTAATTTTTTAATTGATCCGGAAGGAAAAATTATAGCGAAAAATCTTCGCGGAGAAGAGCTCGAGGAAAAACTAAAAGAAATTTTAAACTAA